Proteins from a single region of Parasedimentitalea psychrophila:
- a CDS encoding nitrous oxide reductase family maturation protein NosD codes for MRWLLPLMAFVCSPALAAEWAVPNRAGAIAETLAQAADGDTLRLASGTYAETVLLDRPVVLDGGGVATLKGNGTGSVITVTGHNITVTGLTIIGSGSEHETIDSGITLTKTAKAPRIIDNTLLGNLYGVDVHGAKDALIAGNHIEGRQDHHMNARGNGIYVWNAPGTIVEDNSVRWGRDGVFVNSSKNNIFRNNSFRDLRFAVHYMYADNSEVSGNVSIGNHLGYAMMFSTRVRITDNVSLNDRDHGVMMNYANKSVITGNYVKNASGKCTFLYNSHKNDFSGNWFEGCDIGIHFTAGSDDNRIVGNSFVGNRTQVKYVSSKWVEWSEQGRGNYWSDFAAFDVDGNGIADAPYRPNDSMDHVLWTQPAAKLLLGSPAVQLVRWSQSAFPALLPGGVLDSNALMAPVRPAASKKVLQDG; via the coding sequence ATGCGCTGGCTCCTACCTTTAATGGCATTTGTCTGCTCTCCGGCTCTGGCCGCTGAATGGGCGGTGCCCAACCGGGCGGGGGCCATTGCTGAAACATTGGCGCAGGCGGCGGATGGTGACACCCTCCGCCTCGCCTCTGGTACCTATGCCGAGACTGTGCTGCTGGACCGCCCTGTCGTGCTGGATGGCGGCGGTGTCGCAACGCTCAAGGGCAATGGCACGGGATCGGTCATCACGGTGACCGGGCATAATATCACTGTCACCGGATTGACGATCATCGGGTCAGGCTCGGAACACGAAACCATCGACAGTGGCATCACCCTCACCAAAACGGCTAAGGCGCCGCGAATTATCGACAATACCTTGCTGGGCAACCTGTACGGAGTTGACGTCCACGGTGCCAAAGATGCCCTGATTGCCGGCAATCACATAGAGGGTCGCCAAGACCATCATATGAACGCCCGCGGCAACGGCATTTATGTCTGGAACGCGCCCGGCACCATTGTCGAAGACAACAGCGTCCGCTGGGGCCGCGACGGTGTCTTTGTAAACAGCTCCAAGAATAACATTTTCCGCAACAACAGCTTCCGCGACCTGCGGTTTGCGGTGCATTATATGTATGCCGACAATTCCGAGGTGTCCGGCAATGTGTCGATCGGAAACCACCTTGGCTATGCGATGATGTTCTCTACCCGGGTTCGGATCACTGACAACGTGTCATTGAATGATCGCGACCACGGCGTGATGATGAACTACGCCAACAAAAGCGTGATCACCGGCAATTACGTCAAGAACGCCTCGGGCAAATGCACCTTCCTCTACAACTCTCACAAGAATGATTTCAGCGGCAACTGGTTTGAAGGCTGCGACATCGGCATCCATTTCACCGCCGGGTCCGACGACAACCGCATAGTTGGCAACAGCTTTGTCGGCAACCGTACCCAGGTGAAATACGTATCCTCCAAATGGGTCGAATGGTCCGAACAGGGTCGCGGCAACTATTGGAGCGACTTTGCAGCCTTTGACGTCGATGGCAATGGCATTGCCGACGCGCCCTATCGCCCTAATGACAGCATGGATCACGTGTTGTGGACTCAACCCGCTGCCAAGCTATTGCTGGGCTCTCCCGCTGTGCAACTGGTGCGCTGGTCGCAGTCCGCCTTCCCGGCCCTGTTGCCGGGCGGCGTGTTGGACAGCAATGCACTGATGGCCCCGGTTCGACCGGCGGCAAGCAAGAAGGTACTTCAGGATGGGTAA
- a CDS encoding ABC transporter ATP-binding protein, which yields MGNTLTIKSVSKFRGKIQILQDVDLVIAPGERLALLGHNGAGKSTLIKTILGLTPVHQGSIQICGATPGSAEARRTTAFLPESVSFHPALTGREQLALFARLSGAGGDVAGLLDRVGLSDALDRRIGTYSKGMRQRLGLAQVLLGRPKLALLDEPTSGLDPISRQDLYAIIDELAAQGTAILIASHALTEVEARTDRIAILRKGVKVADNTLAALSRAADLPTHLRITAQSDQIEQLAAQIGGRRINGAALEISCSADQKMDELRRIAAMGDAIVDISMTPPRLEDLYRHFSKEDSR from the coding sequence ATGGGTAACACCCTGACAATCAAGTCGGTCAGCAAATTCCGTGGCAAAATCCAGATTCTGCAGGATGTAGATCTGGTGATCGCCCCGGGCGAGCGGCTGGCATTGCTGGGCCACAATGGCGCCGGTAAATCGACCTTGATCAAGACAATTCTGGGCCTGACGCCGGTGCATCAGGGCAGCATCCAGATTTGCGGCGCAACACCTGGCTCGGCTGAGGCACGCCGAACCACCGCGTTTCTTCCGGAATCCGTCAGCTTTCACCCGGCGCTGACCGGCCGCGAGCAACTGGCCTTGTTTGCCCGCCTGTCCGGCGCAGGCGGCGATGTGGCGGGCCTGCTGGACCGCGTCGGCCTGAGCGACGCGCTGGATCGCCGGATCGGAACCTATTCCAAGGGGATGCGGCAGCGGCTGGGGCTGGCGCAGGTCTTGCTGGGGAGACCCAAACTGGCACTGCTGGACGAGCCGACCAGCGGGCTGGACCCGATTTCCCGGCAGGATCTCTATGCGATCATTGACGAGCTGGCGGCCCAGGGCACTGCCATTCTGATTGCCAGCCATGCCTTGACCGAGGTCGAAGCCCGCACCGACCGTATTGCCATCCTGCGCAAAGGTGTAAAAGTGGCCGATAATACGCTGGCAGCCCTGTCGCGAGCAGCCGATTTGCCAACCCATCTGCGCATCACCGCCCAAAGCGACCAGATCGAACAGCTGGCGGCCCAGATCGGCGGCAGACGTATCAACGGGGCGGCGCTGGAAATCAGCTGTAGCGCCGACCAGAAAATGGATGAACTGCGCCGCATCGCGGCCATGGGCGACGCCATCGTCGATATTTCCATGACACCGCCGCGACTGGAAGACCTGTACCGCCACTTCTCCAAGGAAGACAGCCGATGA
- a CDS encoding ABC transporter permease, whose translation MPRALAIAQSELLILRRNRWLFMATLIMVLFALALTFAGSAPTGSLGVDMLTISVASMTTLSVYLAPLLALMMSFDAISGDLDRGSLSLLLSYPPSRGEILVGKFLAQLAALSFAMIVGFGTAGALATWSGGSGPESLLALARLIATSILLGAVFLSLGYMVSALAGSSTAAAGMSAALWLIFVVLFDLGLLGAVVMDQSGYFTQTIFPWLMVANPADAFRVWNIASSDAVALSSGMTGAASALPGWAAPGSLLLWPIIGLTLARIAFGRVEP comes from the coding sequence ATCCCGCGCGCCCTTGCTATTGCTCAATCCGAACTGCTGATCCTGCGCCGCAATCGCTGGCTGTTCATGGCGACGCTGATCATGGTGCTGTTTGCGCTGGCCCTGACCTTTGCCGGCAGTGCGCCAACCGGCAGTCTGGGCGTTGACATGCTGACCATCTCGGTCGCGTCGATGACAACCCTGTCGGTCTATCTGGCGCCGCTGCTGGCGCTGATGATGTCGTTTGATGCCATTTCCGGAGACCTTGATCGCGGCAGCCTGTCGCTGCTGCTGTCTTATCCGCCCAGCCGCGGTGAAATCCTTGTTGGCAAATTCCTGGCGCAGCTAGCAGCGCTGAGCTTTGCGATGATCGTCGGCTTTGGCACCGCAGGGGCGCTGGCGACCTGGTCCGGGGGCTCTGGCCCGGAAAGCCTGCTGGCCCTGGCCCGTCTCATCGCCACCTCGATCCTGCTTGGGGCGGTGTTCCTGTCTTTGGGATACATGGTCTCCGCCCTAGCGGGGAGCTCCACAGCGGCCGCAGGCATGTCAGCGGCACTTTGGCTGATCTTTGTGGTGCTGTTTGATCTTGGATTGCTGGGCGCTGTTGTGATGGATCAAAGTGGCTATTTCACCCAGACGATATTCCCCTGGCTGATGGTCGCCAATCCGGCTGATGCGTTCCGGGTGTGGAACATCGCGAGCTCGGATGCTGTGGCCCTTTCCAGTGGCATGACCGGCGCGGCGAGCGCGCTTCCTGGCTGGGCGGCCCCTGGTTCCCTGTTGCTTTGGCCAATCATCGGATTGACCCTGGCCCGCATTGCATTTGGACGGGTAGAACCATGA
- a CDS encoding nitrous oxide reductase accessory protein NosL has product MKTAALIFAILALAACKEEVAKAPPPPMELNTEALSFFCQMNVLEHGGPKGQVHLEGYPAPLFFAQVRDLVAYLKSPERDARITAVYVSDMGKATSWDDLGQSNWILAKDAQFIVGADVAGGMGAPEIVPFGDAASAAPFLTKYGGQLLPFTEIPDDAALAPVDLSQPLETPS; this is encoded by the coding sequence ATGAAGACAGCAGCCCTTATTTTCGCCATCCTTGCGCTGGCCGCTTGCAAAGAGGAGGTCGCCAAGGCGCCGCCTCCGCCTATGGAGCTGAACACCGAGGCGCTGAGCTTTTTCTGTCAGATGAATGTTCTTGAACACGGCGGGCCAAAAGGACAAGTCCATCTGGAGGGCTACCCTGCCCCGTTGTTTTTCGCCCAGGTTCGCGACCTTGTCGCCTATCTGAAAAGCCCCGAGCGTGACGCACGGATCACCGCAGTCTATGTCAGTGACATGGGCAAGGCCACCAGCTGGGATGATCTGGGCCAGAGCAATTGGATTTTGGCCAAAGATGCCCAGTTCATCGTCGGCGCCGATGTGGCAGGTGGTATGGGCGCGCCTGAAATTGTCCCGTTTGGCGACGCGGCCTCGGCCGCGCCGTTTCTCACCAAATACGGCGGACAGCTGCTGCCGTTCACCGAAATTCCAGATGACGCCGCTCTGGCCCCTGTCGATCTGTCACAACCTTTGGAAACCCCGTCATGA
- a CDS encoding FAD:protein FMN transferase: MKHLNRRRFLTISAAACSLPMQAAAAPARWRGIALGAQATLQLAGLTQTQADPIFTAVENELSRLENIFSLYRETSEIRRLNGAGHLSAPSHELLEVLSISNMLNSATDGAFDPTVQTLWQTAVGADSAGAATGWTHLQYNSQRVEFTHPDAAKMGLTLNGIAQGYITDKIADLLRQKGLINVLVDFGEVMASGQRSTGQDWRVGIETPDGQRVKQMTLTDRALATSAPIMATFDGARSNPHIFPPSARHQLRQGLVSVSAPTAAIADGLSTACCLLSVHQIQVALEQIPGTRLEALQPLI; this comes from the coding sequence ATGAAACATTTGAATCGCCGCCGGTTTCTGACCATTTCAGCCGCCGCCTGTAGCCTGCCAATGCAGGCCGCCGCCGCCCCGGCCCGCTGGCGCGGCATTGCCCTGGGCGCGCAGGCGACGCTGCAGCTTGCAGGTTTAACCCAGACCCAGGCTGATCCCATTTTCACGGCGGTTGAGAATGAACTGTCGCGCCTGGAGAATATTTTCAGCCTGTACCGAGAGACCTCTGAAATCAGGCGGTTGAATGGCGCCGGACATCTGTCTGCCCCGTCGCATGAACTGCTCGAAGTTCTCAGCATTTCAAACATGCTGAACAGTGCCACCGACGGCGCCTTCGATCCAACGGTTCAAACCCTCTGGCAGACCGCAGTGGGGGCAGACAGTGCCGGTGCTGCAACAGGATGGACGCATTTGCAATACAACAGCCAACGGGTTGAATTCACCCACCCCGACGCTGCAAAAATGGGGCTTACCCTGAACGGAATTGCGCAGGGCTATATCACTGACAAGATTGCCGACCTCCTGCGCCAAAAGGGCCTGATAAACGTGCTGGTAGACTTTGGCGAAGTCATGGCCAGCGGCCAGCGCAGCACCGGCCAAGACTGGCGCGTTGGCATTGAGACCCCCGACGGTCAACGGGTCAAGCAGATGACCCTCACAGACCGCGCCCTTGCCACCTCGGCCCCGATCATGGCTACCTTTGACGGTGCCCGGTCAAACCCACATATTTTCCCGCCGAGCGCTCGTCACCAGCTGCGCCAGGGACTGGTGTCGGTATCGGCACCGACCGCAGCCATTGCGGATGGTCTTTCAACAGCTTGCTGCCTGCTGTCGGTGCATCAAATTCAAGTTGCGCTGGAGCAGATCCCCGGCACTCGGCTGGAAGCCCTGCAACCGCTCATTTGA